The Chitinophagales bacterium genome includes a region encoding these proteins:
- a CDS encoding T9SS type A sorting domain-containing protein, producing the protein MFRFCLLPALLLSGISLNFIHAQTPCDRANARTVLDANNARVNLSHLSYFWTKIDTQFGDPDNFEMSAGYEIPKLPEGSGNDVHSIFSGGFWIGALDKDDSIRLSRTIYEYEIENFWAGPLNSNGKTDLSICNAYDKYWETSDTEVQKQINNYRFSNYQDIPLANIPESVLKWPARGNPYAKGKNGQSITINEELAPFVDVDSNGVYNPVKGDFPDIRGDQHIFWVFNDKGDTSHPFFDHNPLGIEIHANAYAYSSNNTAIDNATYYSFKFLAKDTIELREMNIGIFVDIDLGCFNNDFVGCDTSRDMGIGYNGTATDPDCASKGYGANPPITGIKILKGPKDNNGDRMGMSVFKYYNGDFSVMGTPSSKEDLYNYIRGFWKDNTTQTIGGNGYGGNVPTNFMFSGNPANPNEWSECSENNTPADRRFIMSVGPMDFMPGEVKTMDIAVVWTRPDSFHCGDFNSTIGAAADQVQAFCDSVIDVPKEVPVVSSINENMKGDPFSVFPNPFDQNIRVQVNKPIENAHLTLLDISGKSLKSHTFSNLDTQIEIQTSEIPPCIYFLNLFENGKSVGVKKLIKTEP; encoded by the coding sequence ATGTTCCGCTTCTGTTTGCTTCCTGCACTTTTACTTTCTGGAATTTCCCTAAATTTTATTCATGCTCAAACTCCTTGTGACCGTGCCAATGCAAGAACCGTTTTGGATGCTAATAACGCGCGGGTAAATTTATCCCACCTCAGTTACTTCTGGACTAAAATAGACACTCAGTTTGGAGATCCAGACAATTTTGAAATGAGCGCTGGTTATGAAATACCCAAATTACCTGAGGGCAGTGGAAACGATGTGCATTCAATTTTTAGCGGAGGATTTTGGATAGGTGCTTTGGACAAAGATGATTCCATTCGCCTATCAAGAACCATATACGAATATGAAATTGAAAACTTTTGGGCAGGCCCTTTGAATTCAAATGGAAAAACCGACCTAAGTATTTGCAATGCTTATGACAAATACTGGGAAACCAGTGATACGGAAGTTCAGAAGCAGATAAATAATTACAGGTTTTCCAATTATCAAGACATTCCATTGGCCAATATTCCCGAATCGGTTTTGAAATGGCCCGCAAGAGGAAATCCTTATGCAAAAGGAAAGAATGGGCAAAGCATAACAATTAATGAAGAATTGGCTCCTTTTGTGGATGTGGACAGCAATGGCGTTTATAATCCTGTAAAAGGTGATTTTCCGGATATACGGGGCGACCAACATATTTTTTGGGTGTTCAACGACAAGGGAGATACCAGCCATCCTTTTTTTGACCACAATCCACTTGGTATTGAAATACATGCCAATGCTTATGCATATAGCAGCAACAATACAGCCATTGACAATGCTACCTATTATTCCTTCAAATTTTTGGCAAAAGACACTATTGAGCTAAGGGAAATGAACATCGGTATTTTTGTGGATATCGACTTGGGTTGCTTTAATAATGATTTTGTAGGCTGTGATACCTCAAGGGATATGGGTATAGGCTACAATGGAACTGCAACAGACCCTGACTGTGCTTCTAAGGGTTATGGGGCAAATCCACCTATTACTGGAATAAAAATTTTAAAAGGACCTAAAGACAATAATGGGGATAGAATGGGTATGTCTGTTTTTAAGTATTATAATGGTGATTTTTCAGTAATGGGAACACCATCTTCTAAAGAAGACCTTTACAATTACATACGTGGGTTTTGGAAAGACAATACCACTCAAACAATTGGTGGAAACGGATATGGAGGCAATGTTCCTACTAACTTTATGTTTTCGGGCAACCCTGCAAACCCCAATGAATGGTCGGAATGTTCGGAAAATAACACCCCTGCTGATAGGCGCTTTATAATGTCCGTTGGTCCTATGGATTTCATGCCGGGCGAAGTGAAAACAATGGACATTGCAGTGGTATGGACACGTCCCGATAGCTTTCACTGTGGTGATTTTAATTCCACTATTGGGGCTGCTGCCGATCAGGTACAGGCATTCTGCGATTCCGTAATAGATGTACCAAAAGAAGTCCCAGTCGTGTCTTCCATAAATGAAAATATGAAGGGCGACCCATTCTCCGTTTTTCCCAATCCTTTTGATCAAAACATTAGGGTTCAGGTAAACAAGCCTATTGAAAATGCGCATTTGACCCTTTTGGATATTTCGGGTAAATCATTGAAAAGCCATACATTTTCAAATCTTGATACTCAGATTGAAATTCAAACAAGTGAGATTCCACCCTGTATTTATTTCTTGAATTTGTTTGAAAATGGAAAATCAGTTGGAGTAAAAAAGCTGATAAAAACAGAACCTTAA
- a CDS encoding sigma-70 family RNA polymerase sigma factor: MAKTKAEKIKSDALFEKEFFPHIDALYNFAFHLTYNEDDANDLVQETYLKAYRFSHSYDEGTNAKAWLFKILKNAFINEYRKKSKRPTRVDYEDIIHYHDKEDDKKGSDSQDMRQDYFQDMLGDEVTRAINVLPVDFKTVILLCDIEGFTYEEIAKIIDIPIGTVRSRLHRARNMLKDHLMEYAKKMGFKTD; encoded by the coding sequence GTGGCTAAGACAAAAGCAGAAAAAATAAAAAGTGATGCGCTCTTTGAAAAAGAGTTTTTCCCGCATATTGATGCCTTGTACAATTTTGCATTTCACCTTACCTATAATGAGGACGATGCAAATGACCTGGTACAGGAAACCTATTTAAAAGCATACCGCTTTTCGCATTCCTATGATGAAGGCACCAATGCCAAAGCCTGGCTTTTCAAGATTTTGAAAAATGCCTTTATCAATGAATACCGAAAAAAATCCAAACGCCCAACTCGTGTAGATTACGAGGATATTATCCACTATCACGATAAGGAAGATGATAAAAAAGGCAGCGACAGCCAAGATATGCGCCAGGATTACTTCCAGGATATGTTGGGCGATGAAGTTACCCGCGCCATTAATGTGCTGCCGGTAGATTTCAAAACTGTCATTCTGCTTTGCGATATAGAGGGCTTTACCTACGAAGAAATAGCCAAAATTATAGACATCCCGATTGGAACCGTTCGTTCCCGCTTGCACCGAGCCCGAAATATGCTTAAAGATCATCTTATGGAGTATGCCAAAAAAATGGGTTTCAAGACGGATTAA
- a CDS encoding transglutaminase domain-containing protein, whose product MLKLQIITAIILILTACQSGNGNKEEKQSTEKEKTAKVDIADIEAGIKNWIEAKTKEGDGYFHINTEDQELRLKLVRVHTEYLSNLGPNRHFACVDLADVSGDVYDVDFFMEGDPGAMEVTQTTVHKLNGKPFYTWKQRKDKTWHRVAVEEASNDLLGVVEGTDKFEFYYEAELPEIDKSAKLWLPIAKSDSFQKIELVSIQAPAEHKIISDDEYANSILYLELEPEHSGKTVKLVYEVERKEKAPYAAEKPSEKYLDSTSLLPVNNRFKAIAAEAIGDKRDDSDLMKARALYDYIIDNMHYRKVGEYGTGDAAHACDSKSGNCTEFHSFFISLARSAEIPARFSIGAAIPSERNEGGIDGYHCWAEFYAEGKWWPVDISEGNKYTALATYYFGRHPANRIELSSGRDIEPEIPLASGPINFFAYPVLEIGDVPAAAKTTFSFKRKAVL is encoded by the coding sequence ATGTTAAAGCTTCAAATTATTACAGCAATTATACTGATCCTGACTGCCTGTCAATCAGGTAATGGGAATAAAGAAGAAAAGCAAAGCACAGAAAAAGAAAAAACTGCCAAAGTAGATATTGCAGATATCGAAGCGGGCATTAAAAACTGGATTGAGGCAAAAACAAAAGAAGGGGACGGCTATTTTCATATCAATACGGAAGACCAGGAGCTGCGCTTAAAATTGGTGCGTGTACACACCGAATATTTATCAAACCTGGGGCCAAACCGTCATTTTGCCTGTGTGGACCTTGCTGATGTAAGTGGTGATGTTTATGATGTGGATTTTTTTATGGAAGGAGATCCGGGGGCAATGGAAGTGACCCAAACCACAGTGCACAAACTCAATGGAAAACCTTTTTATACCTGGAAGCAGCGCAAAGACAAAACCTGGCACAGGGTTGCCGTTGAAGAGGCTTCAAACGACCTGCTGGGCGTAGTGGAAGGCACCGATAAATTTGAATTCTATTATGAGGCTGAATTGCCCGAAATTGACAAGTCAGCTAAGTTATGGCTTCCAATTGCAAAGAGCGACAGCTTTCAAAAAATTGAGTTGGTTTCTATTCAGGCCCCTGCCGAACACAAGATTATTTCAGATGATGAATACGCCAATTCAATTTTATATTTGGAACTGGAACCGGAACACAGTGGCAAAACCGTGAAGTTGGTTTATGAAGTTGAAAGAAAAGAGAAAGCGCCCTATGCTGCTGAAAAACCCTCTGAAAAATACTTAGATTCCACTTCGCTTTTACCGGTAAACAATCGATTTAAAGCCATTGCAGCAGAAGCCATAGGCGATAAGAGAGACGACAGCGATCTGATGAAAGCCAGGGCACTGTACGATTATATCATTGACAATATGCACTATCGGAAAGTTGGCGAATATGGCACCGGAGACGCTGCCCACGCCTGTGATTCAAAGAGTGGAAATTGTACAGAATTTCATTCTTTCTTTATTTCACTGGCAAGATCTGCCGAAATCCCGGCACGCTTTTCCATAGGTGCTGCCATTCCATCCGAAAGGAATGAAGGCGGAATTGACGGATACCATTGCTGGGCCGAATTTTATGCAGAAGGAAAATGGTGGCCGGTGGATATCAGTGAAGGCAATAAATACACAGCACTTGCCACCTATTATTTTGGCAGGCATCCGGCCAACCGTATTGAGTTGAGCAGCGGCAGGGACATTGAACCTGAAATACCCCTCGCTTCTGGCCCGATCAACTTTTTTGCCTATCCCGTACTGGAAATAGGCGATGTCCCGGCTGCGGCCAAAACAACTTTTTCATTCAAAAGAAAAGCTGTTTTGTAG
- a CDS encoding outer membrane beta-barrel protein, translating into MLKSFSILFCLIFCFNISNAQEESTESTPQIKEKESIFQPIIIAGFNAAQVEGDDIKGYRKLGANVGGGVLIYLPKDFSLGFEILYSMKGARSSTNQAVNFGDIKIDMDYIDVPIFANYTIEDRLILGAGFIVNTLVRYRERVNEIPQNYEANPLALEIMANATFKFTDWFGINARISYSLTNVNKGNVQLISGRSVRKRSHNVLSLRAIFFI; encoded by the coding sequence ATGTTAAAAAGCTTCTCCATTTTATTTTGCCTGATTTTTTGTTTTAATATTTCAAATGCACAGGAAGAATCAACAGAAAGCACACCGCAAATCAAAGAAAAAGAATCCATTTTTCAACCAATAATTATTGCGGGGTTCAATGCCGCACAGGTAGAAGGCGATGATATAAAAGGATATCGTAAGCTCGGAGCCAATGTGGGCGGTGGAGTTTTAATATATCTGCCCAAGGATTTTTCACTGGGTTTTGAAATTTTGTACTCTATGAAAGGCGCCCGCTCCTCCACCAATCAAGCTGTGAATTTTGGCGATATTAAAATTGACATGGATTATATTGATGTACCTATTTTTGCAAATTACACCATTGAAGACAGGTTAATCCTGGGTGCTGGCTTTATAGTAAACACGCTGGTCAGGTACAGGGAGCGGGTCAATGAAATCCCTCAGAATTATGAAGCCAATCCGCTCGCACTTGAAATTATGGCCAATGCCACTTTTAAATTTACCGATTGGTTTGGCATCAATGCTCGCATCTCTTATTCCCTTACAAATGTAAACAAAGGGAACGTACAGTTGATATCGGGAAGAAGTGTTAGAAAACGCAGCCACAATGTGCTTTCGCTTAGGGCCATTTTCTTTATCTGA
- a CDS encoding MBL fold metallo-hydrolase, translating to MRLTFLGSGTSGGVPLLGCQCEVCRSDNPKDKRLRTSIMLEWDKKRVVVDSGPDFREQMMREDARYLDAIVFTHSHRDHTAGLDDIRSYNFLQKADMPLYLNEKTLKILKRQFEYIFEPNPYPGVPKVDLNIIENKPFKVFDTVWQPILVLHHKMEVYGFRIGDFTYITDANYISDEEKEKIKGTKTLVLNALRKEKHLSHFNLDQAVELVNEFSPEKAYFTHISHQMGKHADIQKTLPENIFLAYDGLKVEL from the coding sequence TTGAGACTTACATTTTTAGGTTCTGGAACATCAGGAGGAGTGCCACTATTGGGCTGCCAATGTGAGGTTTGCCGATCGGATAATCCTAAGGACAAGCGCCTGCGAACATCTATTATGCTGGAATGGGATAAGAAAAGAGTAGTGGTGGATAGTGGTCCCGATTTCAGGGAACAGATGATGCGCGAGGATGCGCGCTATTTAGATGCAATCGTTTTCACGCATTCCCACCGCGATCACACAGCCGGGCTGGATGATATTCGTTCGTACAATTTTCTGCAAAAAGCAGACATGCCGCTTTACCTGAACGAAAAAACACTGAAAATCCTAAAAAGGCAGTTTGAATATATTTTTGAGCCCAATCCCTATCCCGGTGTTCCAAAGGTGGATCTGAATATTATTGAAAACAAACCCTTTAAAGTTTTTGATACTGTTTGGCAACCCATTTTGGTTTTGCACCATAAAATGGAAGTTTACGGTTTCAGAATTGGCGATTTCACATACATCACCGATGCCAATTATATTTCCGATGAAGAGAAGGAAAAAATAAAAGGCACAAAGACCCTGGTGCTGAATGCGCTGAGAAAAGAAAAGCACCTCTCGCATTTCAATCTGGATCAAGCGGTGGAACTGGTCAATGAATTTTCACCCGAAAAAGCATATTTCACCCACATCAGTCATCAAATGGGCAAACATGCAGATATTCAAAAGACTTTACCAGAAAACATTTTTTTGGCTTATGATGGGCTTAAGGTTGAGTTGTGA
- the ruvA gene encoding Holliday junction branch migration protein RuvA: MFAFLRGKYAQKSPAHVIVDCNGVGYYLNISLNTYTSIQVEKEGTLFTYFHVTENSQALYGFSQESERELFIQLISISGVGPSTAILALSSSQPEELIQAIASSDVAFIKKIKGIGPKTAQRIILELKDKLGKLETGIKVSGSSGNTLRSEALSALIALGINRSQAEKTIDQVMGRSQEPQELESIVKQALKSL; encoded by the coding sequence ATGTTTGCATTTTTAAGGGGGAAATATGCGCAGAAAAGTCCTGCTCATGTTATTGTAGATTGCAATGGAGTTGGGTATTACCTCAATATTAGCTTAAATACCTACACTTCTATTCAGGTTGAAAAAGAGGGCACCTTATTTACCTATTTCCATGTGACAGAAAATTCGCAGGCACTCTATGGTTTTTCACAGGAAAGCGAACGTGAACTGTTCATCCAACTTATCAGCATTTCAGGAGTAGGGCCAAGCACTGCTATTTTAGCATTGTCATCCTCTCAACCAGAGGAGTTGATTCAGGCCATAGCCAGCTCAGATGTAGCTTTTATCAAAAAAATCAAGGGCATTGGTCCTAAAACAGCTCAAAGGATCATACTCGAGCTGAAAGACAAATTGGGCAAGCTTGAAACGGGCATAAAAGTTTCCGGTAGCTCAGGCAATACATTGAGAAGTGAGGCGTTAAGTGCCCTGATCGCATTGGGAATAAACAGAAGTCAGGCTGAGAAAACCATAGATCAGGTAATGGGAAGAAGCCAGGAGCCTCAAGAACTTGAATCGATAGTTAAGCAGGCCCTTAAATCATTGTAA